The genomic region CTCCACCTTTATCTGACAACACATCTTTGACGATTTGTCTTCTCAGTATCATAATAATTATATTGTCAGAATATTTTTGGTTgctaaaaacaactaaaagcataaaattcagttttcagaattcagTACTGATGTCCCACATTATGAAAAGTTAGCCCAAACAGTGTacaatggttgttttttttctgttgaccAACGTAAAACTTTTCCAAAAAGCAATTAAAGAGATTAAACGAAGATATTTTGAACGGCATTTTGGAATTACCTGATTTAGCAGAGCTACTTACCCACTGTAGCTCAGTTCATGGACTTGAATTAGGGGGGACAAGAAAAGTGAATTTAACTGACTCCAATCTACTGACAGATGTCAGTAGATTGGAGACAGATGTCAGTAGAATGGTGAGATTTTACATACTGTAACTGTAATGATACTTGAAAATAGCCCAGGCGCACGGCTGCTAGGTGAGTACACAGTCTGTGCAATatgtgaataaaaatgaatataagTTTTACTCCCTTTTCACCTTCAGCACCATGGAGCTGTTTTCTttccgtttttgtttttaatattttacacacacacacacacacacacacacacacacacacacacacacacacacacacacacacacgaaaaacATTTATGACTCGCACTCTCATCTCTTATTTTAAGTAGCTTAGTATAATGTATCTGTTACTTTAGCAATTTTCTCCCACTTCCCCATTAGGTTGATCTCttttaccatttatttattacCATCAACTATTTGCTCAGTATTAGTTTgataagtatttttttaaatataagataaattttacttttaatgAATTATACTTTATGCTTAAGTCTCCTTGCTCCGGGGACAACCTGCTTAAGACACGTGCCACTGAATCTCACGAGGAGTTGATCACGTGACGCCAGCCGTTTGCGCACGCGCAGATTTCCTCCTCTGATCAGCTGACTTTGAGTGAGATGCTCTGTTGAAGGAGCCCCGTGTGTCGAAAACCCGCTGTTATCTGCGCTATGTGCAGGAAACTGCGTGTGTTTGGCTGAAATATACCGAGTGGACTGCGCGCTGAAGCCGTTAAACGCGTCGGTGAGTACCGCAGTGCTTCGGTTAGTGACGTCGTGGCACCGTGAGGCTACACTGATAAACAAGCTGCTGGCAGCAGCAAGCTAACATGAAACAGGTTTATTCTGCTGTCActgattttttcttctttcctttcccTGATACCGAGTCACAAATCAAAGAGCGGCGGTTTCTATTCATGTGGCGTTCTGTGTGTTTAATCAAGAGGAGGGTCGCTATTTAGCGGTCTGCATCAACAAGAAGTTGATCATATGACAGTCAGTCAGCAGACATGGAGActtgtctgtctctgctgtgtAGCTGTGATGAAATGAGCCACTTCTGTGTGACTCTTTAAAACCAGTGGGAAATAATGAGGAAGTTCAAGATTCAGAACCAAATAAGAGTCAAAAGGGGAAGAAAGAGGATTTGTACATGACTCATTCAGTGTTAGTTTGacgtgtgtgtctgtctaaTGCAAAGTGATCGAAAAGCACTGAGATTTGTCTTAATCAAAAGATGTGAGAACACAGTTTAAAGCAGGGTCTGTTGTGGATAGCCACACCATTAAACTGAACTCAGTTCTGTTGGATATTAATTTGATCTTTTGTATTTGATCTGTATTTCTTAAACTTCATACCGATAATGTTTGCTTACATATGAAGGTTGATCTAAAGAGAAGCAACATCTTCTGAGCGTGCCTCCTTAACTTTGAGAGAAGAATCCAGATCCAGCAGTGATACTGACTTAAAGTGCTCTGCCTGTAGTGAATTAAGAAGCTAACTGTACGTCCAGagaaacagaatcaactttttgggattttcttacctggatgattgaacaTGCATTTTAACAATTTTAgttacaacatcaacaacatgGTTCATTTTTAGCAAAGACTGCACAACActaggtggctgtagctcaggaggtagaccAGGTGTTCTAATAATCAGAAAGCTGGATGTTTGATCTCtgactgctccagtctgcatgccttaGCAAGATACTAAACCCCAAGCTTCTCTCTGATGcattcatcagagtgtgaatgtcaGATAGGTTGGAAAAAGggcttgtgtgaatgaggcatgtatAGAGCGCTCAAGTAAAGTAGGAAAGCACTATATAAAAGCCAATACATTTACTTTTCATTGAGCACATAGCTGCTAACTTGGTTAAAAAAGTCCTTGttgcttttgcagctttgttGGCTAAATGTCAGACGTCCGTCCCCGCTATGCATCAGTCAAGTTCTTGTatttttcagtgtgtttagtctCATAATTGCGATTTAGACTGTAGTCCTTACACAACAATTTGCTCTCCACAAACTAAACACACAGCTTTACCTCTGACTTCAGTCCATGTCTTATTAAAAACTCTACACTCATCTTTCAGGACTAGCAAACTCACATTTCTCATAAATGTTGGTTCCAAAGGAACATTTACAGTGATGCTTGCATACCTAtgtacattaaaaaagaaatagcaCTGGCCCTCAAAATAAAGACAGCAAATTTGTATTGCGTATTCCCACAAAATCAGAAAAAATTGTAAGCTATTATCTCATTACAGCTTATGGTGAGGAATTTATCAAAGAGTGTTTTGAGACTGAAAACGGGACAAACTGCATGATGCAtacttatttacattttaattccaatttCCCACCAACCTAAAATGGGCCAATTAGGAAAAACCAATGGCCTGGATATGGCTGTACATTGGGCCCAGGTCTGGTCTAAAGGTAAAAGTAAAAGGTGAAAGCCATGCATTCATATGTTAATTGAGTAAAGATGCAAAATGAATAACCTGCCTACAAAGTATTAGATAagtattattatattatcagaTTATGATTTTACTGGAGCATTTCAGGTAGTTCTGCCCATTCACTAAATCGAAAACTTAACATGAAAAAAGTAAATCTTGTTATTTCACCCTCAGTAACTTCCTTACATCAGCGGCACAGGGGACAAAATTCCTGTCAGCAGCCATGACAGAATTCTGGTTGATCTCGGCTCCTGGGGAGAAGACCTGCCAGCAGACCTGGGACAAGCTGATGGTGGCCACTACGCGCACCAACAACCTCTCCACTAACAACAAGTTCAACATCCCTGACCTCAAggtgaaaaaaaccaaaacacagcagtCCTCTGTGGCTAAGGCCTCAGTGAGGAATGCATAGGTGGACACCTGCATGGCCATTATTTGCCTTTTTGCTTATGTTTTCTGGTCTACCTCTAACAGGTTGGGACTCTGGATGTCTTAGTGGGCCTGTCAGATGAGCTGGCTAAACTAGACACTTTTGTGGAAAGGTAAAGTTTACTGAAACATGACAAAGTTTTGTGTTATGTGTTTGTCAGGCAGCGGAAGAGTTGTGAGCTCAGTTTTATAAAGAGTGAATGCAACATTTAGATAGAATCATGCtaattgctgttttgtttttctgctctctctgctgGTCTGTATTCACTTCGCATCCTGAAATCGGATGCAGTGTGGTAAAGAAGGTTGCTCAGTACATGGCCGATGTTCTGGAAGACAGCCGAGACAAAGTCCAGGAGAACCTGTTGGCCAATGGAGGTAACCTCTGCTTACATAATCAGGCAGCTTCTAAGAAAAACAAGTCTATTTGCTTTACAGCTATTAAAGTATATGGAAATGGAGATTGATGCTGATGTCTTTGATCTTGTTTCTACTTGATACAGTTGACCTGGTCACCTATGTCACCAGATTTCAGTGGGATATGGCGAAATATCCGATCAAACAGTCTCTGAAAAACATCTCTGAGATCATTTCCAAGGTAAAATCAGCTCTCTTAGTACATTAATTATTAATGCCTTGTGTTGTATATCCCCATGataaatttgttgttttggttgATGAGTTGAGATTTCATGTATTGTATTAAGACATTCATTGTCCCAGAGAGTACACTGACTATATCAGATTTTTCCAGCTGCACTGATCAGCGATGATGTATTCACCCATACCTGCTTGGTTTTCTAGCAAGTGACTCAGATAGACAACGACCTGAAGGCCAGAGCTTCAGCTTACAACAATCTAAAGGGAAACCTGCAGAATCTGGAGAGGAAGAATGCGTGAGTAAAACAGCCTTCATTAGCACAGACGTCTGTGGACACAGTGGACGagtagctgttgttgttgtgcttgtTTCAAGTCTGCTTGGAGTCCATCTGTGCATGGTTGAAGAGTTGTGTGTGATTACAAGGAATTTAAGGGCACATAGTCATCTGCACTGAGCCTTGTAATGAAATGTGTGTCCCTCAGACCAGAGCGCACCCCTGCATAAATATGGGCCTATGTTGGCCCAGCGCGCTCATGCAAAAGAGATTATTCATCTCACAAGAGTCACTTTTGGTTAAGTGAAAGTTAACAACAAAAACCatgctttttttcattcattgtgTTTCCATATATTTGCAAATTGATATTGTGGAATTGGGTGCTCTGCATTACGAGCTTTCACACATGGAcactatatttatttatttttttaaaaaagctggaTTTAGAGTTGCACTGAAAATTTGTATGTTATGTGCATTTTTGTCACATGTATaggatttttttctcatcactgTAGAGTAAAACAATGTTTTAGGTTGTTGCCTGAGCATAATGTGAAAACATCTTCCTTTTCAGCATAGCTTCAATAATGTTAACAATACTGTTTGTATGTAACTTTATTCAACATCTTCTCTGTTTTCATGTGCTCTCTGTATATGCATGTGTCTTTCTTCTAGGGGGAGCTTGATGACCAGAAGTCTGGCTGACATAGTGAAGAAAGAGGACTTTGTGCTGGACTCAGAGTACCTGATTACCATGCTGGTGGTCGTCCCAAAGTAAGTGCACCAGCATCATTGtatgcagtgtgtgtgtcttgtgAATACTTATTTCTTGAGCGCTTGTATTCATGGTACAATCCCAGTTCCGAAAATGTTGGGACGCTGTGtcaaatgtgaataaaaacagaatgcaatgatttgtaAATCTCAGAATTCccacattttattcacagtagaacacagaaaacatcaaatgtttaaactatgaaaatgtaccattttaatataaaataagtcattttaaatttgatgccaACAAGTGTCAAAAACAAGGCCATGtctaaaaaaagacaaaaaaaacaaactactgTGTCGCATGACCTTGACAAGGAGGCATGTCAAAGGATATTGTGTCCATGTTGTGCAAGGCCAATATACCCATAACtcagagcaaaaaaaaagttcaaggtGAACTGaggccaaaacaacaaataaaaccagTTACCTTTTAAGGAACACTGCTACCTAATCCCTACGTGaagcaaaaccaaacaaaaggtGTGCTAAACTCAACTCACTAACAAACCAGAAACGAAGAGGGAGTTCAGCCCTTCTGCTTtagtaatacacacacacagtgagtgagTTAAGCTatatacaaaatataaataCCAGCTAACAGTCACAGGGTCTAGCAGAACTAATGTGTCTCCACAAAAAACATGCACAAAACTATCAAAGGTTTGGAGGCCGAGGACAGGACCAGAACGCTGCTGCTGTCATTTCTGCTAGGAAAGTACTGCTGGGAGTaggatttttatgttattttattttttgaaatatCAGATAGGGACCAATCAGCAGCTGGCATGTCACCTGGCCCAGCCATGGATTCAGCCAATCAGGAGGAGACCTGCAAAGAGCGGCTCAACGATCCTCAGAGGTTGAGAGGTCACTCTCTTATATATAAAGCAGTGCCGAGAAACAACACTAACCATGTTCACGTGTGGAGTCTTTGCATTTGTAGATGGCGCAATAAACTGTTTTCACAGATggtgatttctggaagtgtcCCTGAGCCCACGCAGTGATTTTAATGACAGAATCgcatgtttttaatgcagtgctgcctgAGACACTGAAGATCACGTGCATCCAATACTGATTTTCAACCTTTTTGCttgcgcacagagatttctcttCTTTCAGTCATTGTTGATATTATGTATTGCAGTTGATATGTCTAAAGGAAGTCTTCACAATTGTATGTTGAgaaaacagggtttttttttaccaccaCTTACATTTAATTTTCCAGCCGTTTGTTGCCTTTTTTTGAGATGTTTTGATGCCATCAACCTGAAAATTAGctcatattttaattaaatggtCCATTTTGTCATtgtaaacatttgatatgttttgcATGACCTACTGTAAATTGtggggtttatgagatttgcataataattgcataaggtttttatttatattttacacagGGCTCCAACGTTTTTGGAATCTGGGTTGTAGacagtgtgaagaagttttGTGATCATTAATTTATGAGCAAGTAATTTCATAACTGTACAGAATTTGGCTGTGGAAATGGTTAAATTATTAATTTTGGTCTGAGAATGTtttttatcaaaataaaataaaagtcagagatgttattttctCATTTCCACCCTCATCAGGACGAGCTACGCTGACTGGCAGAAGACATACGAAACACTGGCTGAAATGGTCGTACCACGCTCCACCAAGTAAGTCCTCTCTAGAAGCTGCTAAATACAAAAGGTACAAGAAAGGTTtgcttttttaatatatttgtgCATGTCATGAATTGCACATGGCTGCTCCATGTTATTATGATAGCAGTTGAGGTAGACCAGAATTTTCACTTCCTGTGTCTTCTTCTGAGTTTAGCTTTGTGCTTGACTCTGATTAAAACTGGAACCATTTCATGTGTGAACTGTGAAAAACGATTTGATCCGTATTAGAATAGAAGATGTTACGTGGTTGACCTGTAGAAGACAATTGACCCTGTGTCAACATGGCCAGGTGATTTAGGACATTGTGTTTAGACTTTCTGGGCAAATGTGACCTCAACATCCTGATGATCCAAATCTGGAGCTGTCTCAGCAGGAAAACAGACACATTCTGTATGGTTTGCATAGTTTGATTAAACAGAGTTTATTCTTAGCTGAAAATATTCTCCAGTGTTCATTTCTATGGATACCAGTGAGGGATGTTTCACTTTATAGTATAATTATAGTTCTAGTAAATCCAACTTAACAGGTATCAccagttctttcttttttttaaaactcctctAAACTGGTGGTAAGACAAGCCAAAGTGTATCAGTTTTTTCCCAACCTTCTCAGTGTCTGGTTTAACAtgaatttctgtatttttctcacttcagtcatttttatttctgacaaaatgaacagtttttattaaagtgtaGTCCAACTTAACTGAGTGCAAACGTGTGGACTGTTGTACTATTACAGGTATTTTAAACAGTCCAAtttgcaaagttgcaaaagTCACCAGCTGAAGAATTGGAAAGTAAATTactgttaaataaaagaaacttttgttttattgaaatatattatttttatgctAAAAAGTTTGATTTgcatttgaaatgtatttttattagattacataatgtttattttatgatcaaatataaatgtattgcGTCTCTGTGTGGTTGCATTGTTGCTCCACAAAATGTCACAATTCTCTGCTGTATTGATATTTATTTTCCCACACCTCTTGTGCATTCTGTCCTCATCTCCAGGCTGCTGTTTGAAGACGGCGACAGCGGTCTGTTCAGTGTCACCCTCTTCAGGAAAGCTGTAGATGACTTTAAACACAAGGCTAGAGAAAACAAGTAAACTATTCCACTTCTGTTTACTCAAAAGAATATGAGCTTTTCAGAGTTAATGTCTAAAGCTTATGTCGGGTGTTGCACTTGATACACTCCAGccaatccagctttgtgttttttctgagTGACAAATGTTTCCTTTAGTTATAAATGCTCCATAAATAGATAAGTGGCTCATGAGGATTGAAGTAGGCTGCGGTTGTGCACGACTGTGTGTGCTAAACATATTTTgaggacgtgtgtgtgtgtgtagtaggTGCTTGATTATACTCATCTCTCTGAAAGCTGATAGCCATCTCTCTGCTGTGTGTCCTGGCTCAGGTTTACAGTGCGAGACTTCCAGTACAATGAGGAGGAGATGAAGGCAGACAAAGAAGAGATGACACGCTTGTCCACCGACAAGAAGAAACAGTTTGTATGCCTGCTGCTTACTTCACTAACAATGCTTCTGACTGTGTAGTTAGTGGAGCTCGCTCTGTACAGAAAGAATTGCTTTTGTAGTACATCTGTACATCCTTTTGCAACTGCTGTTTGTAGTTTTAGTTAACTAGTAATCAGAAAGTAAGCatgctgtttcattttcatattgCTGTGGTATTTATCACCCTTTTAAGAATGGTAAAAATTGATGATATGTTGTTGCATTCAATCTAGGGCCCTTTGGTACGATGGCTGAAGGTGAATTTCAGTGAGGCCTTCATCGCGTGGATTCACATAAAAGCTCTACGCGTGTTTGTGGAGTCTGTGCTCAGGTGAGATGTCATGCAGGAGATTATGACTTTATTAATGTACAGATGTGCGTCCTTTACCATCAGGCTCTCGAATTCATGGTTACCTTGTATTTCATAGATATGGACTGCCAGTCAACTTCCAGGCTATGCTGCTTCAGCCCAACAAGAAGAACATGAAGAAACTCAGAGAGGTGCTGTACGACCTGTACAAGCACCTGGACAGCAGTGCTGCAATCATTGATGTGAGTCTCAGCAGCACATTTGTTCTTTACTTacttgttgttggttttttttttggcagtgtTAAATGAAGTAATCTGAGGACTGTGTTATACAGTAAAGTACAAATCCACCACCGATTATGGCGTCGAGTCTAAATGACCTTTATACTAAAAACACAGACTGGATAAAGGATAAATGCAGCCACCATGAGGTCACCAGTTTGTTTGTAGACCcctaaaaatgcagttttaaccTTAAGACAATTTTGACCTCACTCAGACAGGCCTAGAGGCCAGTTCATGACCCCCTGGCAACCATTTGTTCATCTTCatagtaaaagttgtgccttagCACTGCAACCTTTGAAGGGTGACTGGTTtccatttccagtttgtgtCACAGTTGTTTTTGGAGTGGCTaaaggaggtagagcaggtcagctactaaTCTTAAGGTTGGTAGTTTGATCCCGGGCTACTCCAGTCTACAAGCCAAAATATCGTTGGGTAAGGTACTGAAACCCAATTCATTCATCCCAGTGTGAATGTGCGTGTGAGTAGGTAAATGAGAtgtgttgtataaagcacttttgaGTGCTCGcgtagagtagaaaagagcaTCCATGCTTCCATGCTAGCCGCAGGTGACTGCAGCAACCGCTTGCCAACTGGTTGgggaatgcacatttttcccAGCGGCCTTCGGTTGCGTGGTGGAGGAGGGATAACTGACTAATCACTGACCTGTCTCTAGGCCTGCATGATGCATTCATTAGTACTAGTTAACTGGTTTCAAAGTAAATGCCGGCAACAACTTGCCAAGGGGCAAAGGGTTGCTGATTGGTCTTTAggactgtgtgactgaggcATTGGGTGGGTGAGTGAATCATGACTCATTAATGGGAAAATTGGGCAATGGAGACAAATGTTTTTTGTCCAAGTAACAtgggaattattattattttttttaaaatagaatGGAGATTGACTCACTTTCAAGGGCACCCTTAAGTGGtcactagaggaactgcagggtttttttgtggttttttgttttctttcatttttcagttCTAGAGATTCCTGCTGGGCCAcaagacacacagacagcatATTGTAATAATTAAACTAAGGCACAGAtctgtgaaaaaatatttttccaaaggGAACGATAATGTATTGTCATATTCTCTTGTATAATTACTGTTCTCTGCCTTCAGGCCTCCATGGACATCCCAGGGCTGAACTTGAGCCAGCAAGAGTACTATCCCTATGTTTACTACAAGATCGACTGCAACCTGCTGGATTTCAAGGTCTAGATACATTATCATCATGTGCAGGAGTGTTCTGATGTGACACTTTCACATCCACAAACCTTAAATTATTTTTACTCTAGACTTTTTTTTGTGTTCTTCCTTCCTTTCCTGTGTTTTATGTTCCTAGTACATTCCTGGGTCTCCTCCCTTATAAGTTGTTAGGAATCAGAGTGCTGATTAGCGACTATACTTAGGATCTGTTTTAGAGGTAAACTGGTCTCTAATCACAACTTCTGTTCCAACATACTTAAATGAGGGCTAACTTTTTTTGGCGTTTTCTGTTTGTACCACACTACTTAAGTAAACAGCTTCCTCCATCTCAATAGTTGGTATTCCCTCATTGCTTCAAATGCTATGTAAACTACAGTGTTTTTACTGTCACTACTTCCATACCCTACTTGTTAAAATGAACATGAAAGGTATATGTGGGGTAAGtgggaataaaaataaataaataaataaatcagtgtgtgtgttaactACAGTATTTATTTCAAGCCTCCAAAATCAGTGAATatgtttgttcagtttttaaaaagtgacgtgTTTATAGCTCCATGTAAGGAATGCCTGTTTATAAGTAGATGTTGACAGTTGTTTCTGCTTCTCAAGCTAAAACCTGTGAAACACTGAAACTGGTCATTTTATGGTACAAAGAAGCAATATGTTCGCTGATCTTATGCTCCTGTGATTTCTGTATATCAAGCCGTTTGAGAACAATGA from Pelmatolapia mariae isolate MD_Pm_ZW linkage group LG22, Pm_UMD_F_2, whole genome shotgun sequence harbors:
- the atp6v1c1b gene encoding V-type proton ATPase subunit C 1-B gives rise to the protein MTEFWLISAPGEKTCQQTWDKLMVATTRTNNLSTNNKFNIPDLKVGTLDVLVGLSDELAKLDTFVESVVKKVAQYMADVLEDSRDKVQENLLANGVDLVTYVTRFQWDMAKYPIKQSLKNISEIISKQVTQIDNDLKARASAYNNLKGNLQNLERKNAGSLMTRSLADIVKKEDFVLDSEYLITMLVVVPKTSYADWQKTYETLAEMVVPRSTKLLFEDGDSGLFSVTLFRKAVDDFKHKARENKFTVRDFQYNEEEMKADKEEMTRLSTDKKKQFGPLVRWLKVNFSEAFIAWIHIKALRVFVESVLRYGLPVNFQAMLLQPNKKNMKKLREVLYDLYKHLDSSAAIIDASMDIPGLNLSQQEYYPYVYYKIDCNLLDFKV